The following nucleotide sequence is from Drosophila kikkawai strain 14028-0561.14 chromosome 2L, DkikHiC1v2, whole genome shotgun sequence.
ATCTTGCGCTGCTCCCAGTAGCTGCGATTCAAATACTTGGCCAGCTCCGGATTGGTGGCCTCTTCTGCTGGCTGCTGGAACTCCTTGGGCACTGGCGGCGCCTCCGGACTGGGGGATCTCTGCTGCATACGATAGGCTGCAGCGGCCGAGGACAGGGATTGCTGCTTTTGCTTCTGCTGCTCGGCCTCCGACTGACTGAGAGCCAAAGCCAGCTgcagttcctcctcctccttcagtTCGGCCTCGGTCTTGCGAGCGGGTGtctgaaatgtattatttattatttctgtttttcctttatttatttcgagTGACTCACCTGCACCTGCTGCGACAATGAGCTGTTTAAATATTCTGCTGGCAACTCACTGTCTGCCGCCCGTGCTGCTGACTTTCCTCCAGTGACACCTCCGCTTGTGGGACGCTGGAGAGCCGCAAAACAGCCATCGCAGACACGCACCTCCTTCTCAATGCCGTACTTGGGGAGCGGACACTGCTTGGCCGTGCACTGGCCACAGAACACCTGGCCGCAGTTACGGCAATGATGCTTGCGATTGGTGAAGGTGAACTCCACGCGACAGCGATGGCATACCCTGCCATCGGCCCAGTTGGGTGCCGTGTCGGCGGTGAACATGGCGTCCGCCTCACGAAGCTCGGGGAAGGTATGGCCCTTGGCCTTCAATATGGTCATGGTGTCCTGGAAAGAgagatttttgtattaatttaggCGAGTTCTATGAGATTTAACCAACTAGGGACTCCTCTTCAAGACTAAGTTCCTCCTCGGAGCTCATTTTGAGGCAACTGAGGGGGTTTTAGTGTAGACAAAACGCTGGCTTTTTcgctaattaaattaagggTAAAACACAGGGAGGGATTTGGGCCTAAAAGGGGACTTACTACGGGAGGGAGAGTGTAAGTTTTGAAATAGTAAATCAGGTATAAAAGTTAACGATTCTAAAAGGATAAACatcgaaaaaattaattgcattaaaaacaaatatttcaagcTATTTATGATTACCTTAAATAAACTTCTTCATAGAAGAAACAGCCTAAATGTCATTCTAAATATAATTATGTCAAATTGAGAAGAATTTTCAACTATTTCAACTTTGACAAAGTTCTAAATTAACCTAACTACGCCCCTGAACATGGTGAATACTAAAATACAACATGCTAGATGTTGAAATTTCTCCAAAATACCAAAGAAAACCGAAATGAGAGCCCACCTTTATAGCCTGATATTTGTCCGATGAGCGAAAGGCATTGGCCCAGGTCTGCACCAGTTCCAGCATCTTCTGGCGCACGTTCTCGTGGGGCGTGGACTCCAGAAAGCTGCTAAACATCTCGCAGTTCTCCTTGGTAAAGACCTCCTCGTGAACAGGGGCGCCGCAGTTCTTCACAATGCTCTCGAGCACCAAAAGCGAGTAGCAGGCGGAGTGAGGATTGGGTGAGTTCATCTTCTTCTTGATTGCAGCAAAGGCTGTTTTGGGACTGCAAGGAGTAGATGCTATTACCAGGAACATGATAAGAATTCCATCAACTTACGTGACGTCTTTCTGATTGATTTCATCGCAGATGAGGAGGATGGAGGGCCAGTCCGGCTCCAAGCGCAGATGGCTGGTGGCATTCTCTGTGAATTGAAGTTCATTATTAACTGGTCTTTGTGCATTTTATCTCCCTTTAATTGCGCTGCAGGTCATTCGCTTTTTGTTGTTACTTCTTGGAAGTTGTTTTTCGATGAGTCACTTTTATTGGTCACTTTGGACTGCAGGGTTTTTCCGGGGATTCTCACCTAAATTCTTGTCGAAACTTGATCGAAACATGATGGCGGTTGCTTTCCACTGCTTCTTGTCGATGTTTTTCTGATATTTTCACTGGTTttctaattataaaaaattgttttgtttggcGACTGCAAAGAAATGTTTCTGCAATATGCGCGGCGCTGCCACATCGGGTGAATCGAGCTGCCAGAAATATGGGCTGCCAGACCGCGCAGAAGATGGTAACGGAAATAtgagtaaatataaaaagctctaaaatttaaaggaaatattattttaaaacaaagaaaatataaaaaataaatatttaaaaatatagatatatatattaaataaaattatttatcggttgtattttattttaatgcttaataaaattattaaattacaataagtttttaaatgttttctcTCATTTAAAATTCCGTTTAGGAAATTACAAATGTacttgaaattgatttttaagataatattttatagttacTAAATTTAGCATTAGAGTACTatcttataaatttttaataaatcgaaaatgcGCTATAGTGATTTATCTTTTACTTACCATTAATTTTCCATAAAATTTTccattgaaaatttaataattttgaaatagCTTTTGGCGTctaacaaaaatatcaaataattgTGTTACTacctaataaataaaaagtaaataaaaaatgctaatttaattttaaaattaaagttttatttaccATTTCTTTCGTATTTAAGCCAAAAACCCACTTTCAGTCAATAAAACACATAATTTCCGGTTATTGTTGCATTTATTTGCCATTAAAACTCCGCTGAAACGACCAAAACTATATGGTGTTTTTATTCTCACATTGATTAGCTAAATCTACAAAAACTACGTAGACtttgtaaaattgtatttcTCTTAGAACtcttaaggttttttttttttcattgtaAAGGACGTACTAGTATGCCTTAAGCCTTACACCGAAACTATATGCATCGTAATCGTAATTAAACTTATAGGAAAATTTATACACACATTTCgttgccaaaaaaaaggaaggaaaTAGTAAGAGTACGccataatttaaacaaaattattccggtaaccaaataaaattgcaaattaaaCTCGCCATGTAGCTTTGAGATAAGTAAGATAATCTAAACAATGGACTTTAGCACGAACCAAAATCTTAGACATCGACTTGCCAACTTTCGCGTGCAATCTAAGTGGTAATAATAAGTATACGCAATGGTTAACGATGAACGGAGACCGCTCTCTCACTTTGGCGTGCGGGCGGCGCTGATCTTCTGCTTCTCGGCATCGGTGAACTCCAGGATGCTCTCGATGGCCTGCAGATGACCCTGTGAGTTCTCCTTGTCCGTGAGGAAGTAGAAGATGGCGCTCTTCAGGAATTGCAGCGTCACCTCCGGATCGACGTGGGTGCGATTCTTCTGGGCCTCCATCAGGCGACGATATATGGTCTagatttttatggtttttcgATACATACATAAATCGCGTGGGTTAGTTCGGAAAAAAGAAGACAGTGCAGAGAAGAATTAGAATTAGAATTAGTTCGAACTTGTAATCACAGGAGTGTGGTGGTTGTTAGTCGtagaaataaaatgtatttacaaaAGGTACGCTGTAATCTTATTTTTGGTGGTGCCTTTGCCATATGAACATTTAGGTTATGGTATGTAACACTGAATAATTTTTGGGTTATATGGTTATATGGTATCTGTTGGGCTTAAGTTGGAGTTATTGGAGAACTTGGAGATGAACCACATGCTAAATGGATCTTAGTTTGAGATTATAGTTAGCAGCTTTTATGTCACGTCTAGCCTGGTGTAGTGTTTaatgatgtttttttttaaacataccTCTAGTTGTTACCTCTACAAAAACAGTTTTGTTTGGAAACAACAAGTACTTACAAAAGAAATAACtcatggaaaaatatttaaaatgttcagAAGAATAGTCAGTTTGTTTAAGCACCCAATAACCTTACCCTTTCCCATGAGCGCGAATGCAGATGAAAATGCTGTTTATTCTCGAGAAGGTGAGAGGTGAGAGTTATGGGGTGGGATTTTTGGATGGTAAAACCCAATGTTCGATATAGCCAATGTGCGTGATCAAATCATAAAATGCAACTAAAGATTTTGCtggtttttttattgattttttgttgttgtaattttgCACTAATAAATCAAAAGTTAGTTGAGGGGAGTTTTTGTTATTAGGGATATTACAAACCTTACGCGCGCCAAGTACCCACAAAGAAATCGCCTCTTTTGCAGTAAGGAGAGCATTATTACTGCCGCACTCTCTCATTCTGCACTCTGATGCCTACAAAAAtagtttggttttttgtttttttacgacagaaatatttaaatttagaaagatttgtttttgcttttttttcggtattgaaaataaaaacataaccaaaagaaaatagaGACGTAGAAACAGAGCTAAGGTTTAAATCCAGCATGCAATTGGAACggttttgaattaaaatacgaGGAGTTATGAGTCAACTGTACTTTTGGTTATTATCATGCACTGCTTGCATTGCTTGCTCTCCGCACTCCGCACTACGTGACTGTACTTAAGGCTACTCGAACTCGCAATGCAACGAAATGGAACgaaaacggaaacggaaatgaaaCAAATCGAAACTAATTGAAAGTAAACGTTGCATTTAATGTATGTTTTGAATGGGTGTTCTTGctaaaaattaagtatgcaaaatGGTCTTAAGATCTAGGAACGAAATCAAACGAAAATGTGGCTTGGCGGGCATTTCAATTAAGTGCCGCTTTTCCAGCCAGGCAAAGTCAGCCCAATTgaagtgccacgcccacaagcACATAATGGAGAGAGCTAGGTGAAGCGAATGCGTGTCGTAGTATTTATCTCATGTCGAGctgtgttgttgttcttgtggctgttgctgttgctgttcttGTGACGTGACGGTGTCGAGCTGAGCTGAGATGATATGCAGCCTCTCACGATGCAACAAAAtgcaacacacaaaacaaaaccgaaAATAGGATGAGGAATATATTGAAGAATCTTACGCGTATGTTCTCCAACTCGTCCTGCGTGCTCTGCAGCTGATGGAGTAGCTCATTGATTGACACCTTGCTCTCCGGCTGACGCTGGGCCAATTCCAATGCCTGAAAAACATTATAATccattatatatttacatttttagaattaaGGCAAAGTTGTAGAATTAcagaatataaatttatattgtttcgACCTtgataaatattcaaaatgttCCGTTGatatcctttaaaaataaaatagtgatGAAGGTGGTTACAAATTCTCGAAAAAAGAGGAGGAGGGTTTTATGATGTATTGtatttatgatattatgacatgaaattaactttaaaatcgcaaaacaaaatgttaaatatttttattacaaaacaAATCCCTTTGCAAAACCGTTGTTTTTCATTTGTACCAGGTGAGTTTTATAACTctcttaaatatgtaaaataaaagtgaCGATGACATCGATGGTGCCATCGTCACCTTTATCTTTCCTGATTAAGAGGTGTTCTTgcttgttaaataaataaatgagaaatCAAAATATTCCCAGATCGCTCCTATTAGTAATATCCCTCGGCAGAACCTTTTCTAAAAGCTGACCTAGTGCTTGTATAACGAATTTCCCCACCTGATCCGCTCTGGAAATGCGCTCCGCCTCCTGTCCCTGCTGGTACATGTGCAGGTACATCTTGTTCTGCTTCTCCTCGTGCTCGATTAGCTTTCGCTGCAGGTCCTCCAGCTGCTTCTCCAGCTCCCGGATACGTTGCTTGGCCTGCTCGTAGTCCGGCACCATGTCCGAGTAACGGGTGTTGCATTCCGCTAGCTTCTGAAGCAGCGCCTCCACCTTGTCGTTGTGGGAACGCTTTAGATCGCTGGTGGCGCTGTCCTGGCTGCGGATGAGCTCCTCGATCCGGTGCTCGTACATTCGGATCAGCTCCTGCCGCTGCAGTTCGTAGTTTTCCAGGTTGCTGGCCGCATCGCCATCACCACCGGCACAGGCCCCCACATCCGGCTCGCCATCTGGCGTGGCTGATCCGCAGGCCTCGCTCTGCGTCTGCGAGTCCTTTGAGTGTACCGAGGACATGGTGAGATCCTCAAAGTGGCCAGAGTCCGCATACGAGCTCTGCATCTCGGCCGACATCTGCATGGCCTGCAGCTGTTGGTGCTGCAGGGAGTGATTATGCTGCTGGCGAATGAGGTGCCGGGGACTGCCCTTGGCATTGCCCTCGTCCACCATGTCCACGATGGGCGAGACATCCTGCGAGGTCTTCAGCTCCGCCTCCCGCACAGTTACTGCATCCGAGGAGGCGGAACGTTCCTCTGGCGAACTCAGCGATGCCTTGAACAGTCGCAGCTCCACCACTTCCCGCGTTAGACGTAGAATTTCCGTGTCTTTCTGCTCGAGATCCTGGCGAGCAATGGTTAGCAGTTCCTTGAGACGCCGTATTTGACGCTGAGCCCGCTGCGTGGGCGTTAGATAGTCGGGTCCCACCTGGCCGGCATAGTTGGAGCAATGCACCACATACTTCATTTTGCGTCCACTAAAGGTGGTGCCGTTTCTGGCGaagaataatatatttaaatttgcatcccatttaatttattatttatccacCTACCTGGCCACATAGGGGTGCTCGCAGGACATCGTCGAGCGTCCCGAGGTGGTGGTGGCAAACGAGTACATCGAGTCTAGATCATCGTCCAAGTACGTGCTGGGCGAATCCGGTGTGACTGGCGGAGTCTTGGGTGAAACCTTGGACTCGTGCAGCGTGGACAGATGCTTCCCGGCGGCCTTGACGCAATTCCCCTGACGAATGCAGGTGTGTGGCGGCGTCTCCGGTTGTAGCTTGCCCTGCAGGGGAGTCTGTTGCGTCCTGGGAGTCCTGGCTGTGGTAGGAGGAGGCTCCTTGCTGTCGCCGCCGCTGATGTCACTGCCGCCGccgttcaacttgagagactGGAAGATGAATCGAAGACTGGAGATTAGCTATCTAACTAGCTGACTATCTCTCGCCGATGTGGTGGCTGCCCCTCAATCGCttaatcttttttttacaCTCTTGTTTCTTGTATTTTCTAATTTCGTTGCGTGGCCGCTGCCCAGTCGTGCATGgatttttgtggattttttttactgttttttttttttttgcaacaacaagagataaaaaggcaaaaagtatCGGCGTGAAATGCAGGGTAAACCAATTCGAATTTGCAACGCCCCTGGAAAAGCAATTTGTTgccatacatttttttttttagcaaaacaTTGTTCGGTTCGCATTCGCTTTGCTTACTTTCATTGCTCTCTAAATTCCCCCCTAAACTCCCAGGCATTTTTGTGGTCAATTAACCGCTCGTTAGTCTGGCTCTAAGTTGGCATTTAGCATTTAGCATTTCGTATTTAGCCAGTTAGCCAGTTAGCCGCTGGGCAGCAGTTGAAAACGCGGCAGACTCGATTAAATCATTAACTTGGGGAAAACTACatcaaaatctataaatttctCTGACTTATTTTAGTAGAAAATTGAAGATAATATTTGCAGAAAACAAACTGGAGCTGCATAGATTATTAAAGTTAGTTTTAGGAGCTATTAAAAACTACtattattatagaaaaaaGGCCCTGTTACTCTGTATATTTGGTCAATTTATTCTTAATGTattgttaaagtttttaagCCTTTAATCATAAGTCTTtgtctttaaattattaaaatattgacttGCCATTGCCTCTATGGTATACATTGTACATATCTATATGTAACTCAAAAATTTAGGAAactcaaaaaattaatttgattgaAAACGAAAAGTTAGAATTGTTCAACACTCCAGTTGCGATCACAAAGCAAATATATCTATGGAATGGTTAAAGCCAAAAAACATTGTAGAAGATTTCAGCATCAGTTTCTTCCAAGTTTTCAAAAAGCAGAAGCTTACAACTGGTACTATTACAGACAATGATTCTTTAAAGACAGAACGAACTAACGGACTTTCCTAACTTAACTTAAGTAATATAATCCACGCTTTTAAAACCAGATAAAACGGACttttaccatttaaaataagCTACTTACATATAAAATCTACATTATACTTGCTCATAGacacaattatttaattacacAGACTAGTTAATGAATCCAATCAGCCAATTTAATCACAGTTAACTAAGTAGTAAAGCCCATTAAGTAAATATGTGACAGCATCGACTAGGAGTTCATTGACTGTCACTGCATTGATTCTTTTGTTGTCCCCGATGTGGAAGTGATTTAGGACTGACCACTGGCCCACTTGTTACCCCTTTTTCTGTTGGCCAACTGGTTGACTGAAACCGTCAGCGATTGGTTTCTGGCAAATCTGTTTAACTGCCGCTCGCATTCCCTTCCCTGACAGGGAAGCTCTCTTCTGGGCTTCTTGGCATGAATGTTTCATAATCTGTAATGAGTTTCTTGCTCTATTTAATTGCCCAAGTTCTGGGGAATAATTCACAGCGGCACAGAAACTGTTTACGCACGGCCACACAATGGCTAAACAAAAACCTGACTTGTAGGGCCAGACACTATCTCTGGGGCTATAACGAGCCTCTTGGCCACGTTACGTTACGCACTTGCATTCTGTGTACTTAAGTTCAGCGACTTAAAGCCAGGCCACAGTCACGTCCCGAGCATCTAACCGGGCTCTCAGGTGCCATCAATTAAGCTGCTGACTAAGAAAAATCAATGACTTTGATTCTGAATGGATGGGAAGAGCTGAGGTGGGCAGGTGAGCTAAGAAGCAACATCGCACCAAAACTCACGTAATGGCCAATTCAGCCCATTTGGCACTTGGCCAAGTCCCACTGTTCTGGTCACGTGTTGACAATCACTTCTCGCTGCAGATACTATATGAATATAGTATTTCCaaccaagttttttttttttggccacaaAAAAGGACACGAAAAACATTGGCATACTTTTCAGGGTCGCATATAAGGAGGAGTAAGAGAAACAATGGCACAGTAatggatttttaaaaaccttttaattGTAAAAGTTTTCAGGGGAGTTAAAATTCAATAAGGGCTTAAGGGTAGctcaagttttttttaagaattaaaaacaaaattattcagaaatatatttaatattttactgtgtaaagatttattaaaatactCATATCTCTTGCCTTTTAATCTCTCTTTATAAAACGGTATAAATCATCCCTAATTGCAGTAAGTGAAATTTTATACCACAAAACTTTTTAGAAAGCTCGAAATTCTTGTTGTTCAAAGAAATTTAGTGGAAACTGGTTTTTTAAAAGCTTAAGTATGGATTTAT
It contains:
- the qtc gene encoding protein quick-to-court isoform X7 yields the protein MSLKLNGGGSDISGGDSKEPPPTTARTPRTQQTPLQGKLQPETPPHTCIRQGNCVKAAGKHLSTLHESKVSPKTPPVTPDSPSTYLDDDLDSMYSFATTTSGRSTMSCEHPYVARNGTTFSGRKMKYVVHCSNYAGQVGPDYLTPTQRAQRQIRRLKELLTIARQDLEQKDTEILRLTREVVELRLFKASLSSPEERSASSDAVTVREAELKTSQDVSPIVDMVDEGNAKGSPRHLIRQQHNHSLQHQQLQAMQMSAEMQSSYADSGHFEDLTMSSVHSKDSQTQSEACGSATPDGEPDVGACAGGDGDAASNLENYELQRQELIRMYEHRIEELIRSQDSATSDLKRSHNDKVEALLQKLAECNTRYSDMVPDYEQAKQRIRELEKQLEDLQRKLIEHEEKQNKMYLHMYQQGQEAERISRADQALELAQRQPESKVSINELLHQLQSTQDELENIRASECRMRECGSNNALLTAKEAISLWVLGARKTIYRRLMEAQKNRTHVDPEVTLQFLKSAIFYFLTDKENSQGHLQAIESILEFTDAEKQKISAARTPKLHAKVGKSMSKILVRAKVHCLDYLTYLKATWRV
- the qtc gene encoding protein quick-to-court isoform X5, whose amino-acid sequence is MFSKSDMCCSFLSSVLEMTTSLPRETSSLAMEQGPKEQPKESEEDTTAHTASTTPTRIPHPAHFQRSASLRLRVNQAELGPRTEQCPGPAGGGDGFSSRAKLSTIKSVLLKRSWSNLGHKTEQEPEAGADPQAGHALCTATQCLSLAERPQADVLQGANNDTMAGNSKPRNLSLKLNGGGSDISGGDSKEPPPTTARTPRTQQTPLQGKLQPETPPHTCIRQGNCVKAAGKHLSTLHESKVSPKTPPVTPDSPSTYLDDDLDSMYSFATTTSGRSTMSCEHPYVARNGTTFSGRKMKYVVHCSNYAGQVGPDYLTPTQRAQRQIRRLKELLTIARQDLEQKDTEILRLTREVVELRLFKASLSSPEERSASSDAVTVREAELKTSQDVSPIVDMVDEGNAKGSPRHLIRQQHNHSLQHQQLQAMQMSAEMQSSYADSGHFEDLTMSSVHSKDSQTQSEACGSATPDGEPDVGACAGGDGDAASNLENYELQRQELIRMYEHRIEELIRSQDSATSDLKRSHNDKVEALLQKLAECNTRYSDMVPDYEQAKQRIRELEKQLEDLQRKLIEHEEKQNKMYLHMYQQGQEAERISRADQALELAQRQPESKVSINELLHQLQSTQDELENIRASECRMRECGSNNALLTAKEAISLWVLGARKCKITTTKNQ
- the qtc gene encoding protein quick-to-court isoform X1, with product MFSKSDMCCSFLSSVLEMTTSLPRETSSLAMEQGPKEQPKESEEDTTAHTASTTPTRIPHPAHFQRSASLRLRVNQAELGPRTEQCPGPAGGGDGFSSRAKLSTIKSVLLKRSWSNLGHKTEQEPEAGADPQAGHALCTATQCLSLAERPQADVLQGANNDTMAGNSKPRNLSLKLNGGGSDISGGDSKEPPPTTARTPRTQQTPLQGKLQPETPPHTCIRQGNCVKAAGKHLSTLHESKVSPKTPPVTPDSPSTYLDDDLDSMYSFATTTSGRSTMSCEHPYVARNGTTFSGRKMKYVVHCSNYAGQVGPDYLTPTQRAQRQIRRLKELLTIARQDLEQKDTEILRLTREVVELRLFKASLSSPEERSASSDAVTVREAELKTSQDVSPIVDMVDEGNAKGSPRHLIRQQHNHSLQHQQLQAMQMSAEMQSSYADSGHFEDLTMSSVHSKDSQTQSEACGSATPDGEPDVGACAGGDGDAASNLENYELQRQELIRMYEHRIEELIRSQDSATSDLKRSHNDKVEALLQKLAECNTRYSDMVPDYEQAKQRIRELEKQLEDLQRKLIEHEEKQNKMYLHMYQQGQEAERISRADQALELAQRQPESKVSINELLHQLQSTQDELENIRASECRMRECGSNNALLTAKEAISLWVLGARKTIYRRLMEAQKNRTHVDPEVTLQFLKSAIFYFLTDKENSQGHLQAIESILEFTDAEKQKISAARTPKLHAKVGKSMSKILVRAKVHCLDYLTYLKATWRV
- the qtc gene encoding protein quick-to-court isoform X4, with amino-acid sequence MFSKSDMCCSFLSSVLEMTTSLPRETSSLAMEQGPKEQPKESEEDTTAHTASTTPTRIPHPAHFQRSASLRLRVNQAELGPRTEQCPGPAGGGDGFSSRAKLSTIKSVLLKRSWSNLGHKTEQEPEAGADPQAGHALCTATQCLSLAERPQADVLQGANNDTMAGNSKPRNLSLKLNGGGSDISGGDSKEPPPTTARTPRTQQTPLQGKLQPETPPHTCIRQGNCVKAAGKHLSTLHESKVSPKTPPVTPDSPSTYLDDDLDSMYSFATTTSGRSTMSCEHPYVARNGTTFSGRKMKYVVHCSNYAGQVGPDYLTPTQRAQRQIRRLKELLTIARQDLEQKDTEILRLTREVVELRLFKASLSSPEERSASSDAVTVREAELKTSQDVSPIVDMVDEGNAKGSPRHLIRQQHNHSLQHQQLQAMQMSAEMQSSYADSGHFEDLTMSSVHSKDSQTQSEACGSATPDGEPDVGACAGGDGDAASNLENYELQRQELIRMYEHRIEELIRSQDSATSDLKRSHNDKVEALLQKLAECNTRYSDMVPDYEQAKQRIRELEKQLEDLQRKLIEHEEKQNKMYLHMYQQGQEAERISRADQALELAQRQPESKVSINELLHQLQSTQDELENIRTIYRRLMEAQKNRTHVDPEVTLQFLKSAIFYFLTDKENSQGHLQAIESILEFTDAEKQKISAARTPKLHAKVGKSMSKILVRAKVHCLDYLTYLKATWRV
- the qtc gene encoding protein quick-to-court isoform X2, whose translation is MFSILTPENFHFNIEMTTSLPRETSSLAMEQGPKEQPKESEEDTTAHTASTTPTRIPHPAHFQRSASLRLRVNQAELGPRTEQCPGPAGGGDGFSSRAKLSTIKSVLLKRSWSNLGHKTEQEPEAGADPQAGHALCTATQCLSLAERPQADVLQGANNDTMAGNSKPRNLSLKLNGGGSDISGGDSKEPPPTTARTPRTQQTPLQGKLQPETPPHTCIRQGNCVKAAGKHLSTLHESKVSPKTPPVTPDSPSTYLDDDLDSMYSFATTTSGRSTMSCEHPYVARNGTTFSGRKMKYVVHCSNYAGQVGPDYLTPTQRAQRQIRRLKELLTIARQDLEQKDTEILRLTREVVELRLFKASLSSPEERSASSDAVTVREAELKTSQDVSPIVDMVDEGNAKGSPRHLIRQQHNHSLQHQQLQAMQMSAEMQSSYADSGHFEDLTMSSVHSKDSQTQSEACGSATPDGEPDVGACAGGDGDAASNLENYELQRQELIRMYEHRIEELIRSQDSATSDLKRSHNDKVEALLQKLAECNTRYSDMVPDYEQAKQRIRELEKQLEDLQRKLIEHEEKQNKMYLHMYQQGQEAERISRADQALELAQRQPESKVSINELLHQLQSTQDELENIRASECRMRECGSNNALLTAKEAISLWVLGARKTIYRRLMEAQKNRTHVDPEVTLQFLKSAIFYFLTDKENSQGHLQAIESILEFTDAEKQKISAARTPKLHAKVGKSMSKILVRAKVHCLDYLTYLKATWRV
- the qtc gene encoding protein quick-to-court isoform X3, which encodes MTTSLPRETSSLAMEQGPKEQPKESEEDTTAHTASTTPTRIPHPAHFQRSASLRLRVNQAELGPRTEQCPGPAGGGDGFSSRAKLSTIKSVLLKRSWSNLGHKTEQEPEAGADPQAGHALCTATQCLSLAERPQADVLQGANNDTMAGNSKPRNLSLKLNGGGSDISGGDSKEPPPTTARTPRTQQTPLQGKLQPETPPHTCIRQGNCVKAAGKHLSTLHESKVSPKTPPVTPDSPSTYLDDDLDSMYSFATTTSGRSTMSCEHPYVARNGTTFSGRKMKYVVHCSNYAGQVGPDYLTPTQRAQRQIRRLKELLTIARQDLEQKDTEILRLTREVVELRLFKASLSSPEERSASSDAVTVREAELKTSQDVSPIVDMVDEGNAKGSPRHLIRQQHNHSLQHQQLQAMQMSAEMQSSYADSGHFEDLTMSSVHSKDSQTQSEACGSATPDGEPDVGACAGGDGDAASNLENYELQRQELIRMYEHRIEELIRSQDSATSDLKRSHNDKVEALLQKLAECNTRYSDMVPDYEQAKQRIRELEKQLEDLQRKLIEHEEKQNKMYLHMYQQGQEAERISRADQALELAQRQPESKVSINELLHQLQSTQDELENIRASECRMRECGSNNALLTAKEAISLWVLGARKTIYRRLMEAQKNRTHVDPEVTLQFLKSAIFYFLTDKENSQGHLQAIESILEFTDAEKQKISAARTPKLHAKVGKSMSKILVRAKVHCLDYLTYLKATWRV
- the qtc gene encoding protein quick-to-court isoform X6 codes for the protein MYTIEAMSLKLNGGGSDISGGDSKEPPPTTARTPRTQQTPLQGKLQPETPPHTCIRQGNCVKAAGKHLSTLHESKVSPKTPPVTPDSPSTYLDDDLDSMYSFATTTSGRSTMSCEHPYVARNGTTFSGRKMKYVVHCSNYAGQVGPDYLTPTQRAQRQIRRLKELLTIARQDLEQKDTEILRLTREVVELRLFKASLSSPEERSASSDAVTVREAELKTSQDVSPIVDMVDEGNAKGSPRHLIRQQHNHSLQHQQLQAMQMSAEMQSSYADSGHFEDLTMSSVHSKDSQTQSEACGSATPDGEPDVGACAGGDGDAASNLENYELQRQELIRMYEHRIEELIRSQDSATSDLKRSHNDKVEALLQKLAECNTRYSDMVPDYEQAKQRIRELEKQLEDLQRKLIEHEEKQNKMYLHMYQQGQEAERISRADQALELAQRQPESKVSINELLHQLQSTQDELENIRASECRMRECGSNNALLTAKEAISLWVLGARKTIYRRLMEAQKNRTHVDPEVTLQFLKSAIFYFLTDKENSQGHLQAIESILEFTDAEKQKISAARTPKLHAKVGKSMSKILVRAKVHCLDYLTYLKATWRV